Proteins encoded in a region of the Streptomyces sp. NBC_00310 genome:
- a CDS encoding lipocalin-like domain-containing protein, which translates to MTQDIVGVWHLDAFHDVDEAGRPVGEGPLGPSPSGMLIYTPDGHVSVSMMPTAPASPPGPSYMGYAGEWRAQDGKVVHHIRISSRPDWIGIEQSRDAELDGDVLTVRATREADARPQRRVLVWRRADRSGGTR; encoded by the coding sequence ATGACGCAGGACATCGTCGGTGTGTGGCATCTGGACGCCTTCCATGACGTGGACGAGGCCGGGCGGCCCGTGGGTGAGGGCCCACTGGGGCCGTCCCCGTCGGGCATGCTGATCTACACGCCCGACGGCCACGTCTCGGTGAGCATGATGCCCACCGCACCGGCTTCGCCACCCGGCCCGTCGTACATGGGGTACGCGGGCGAGTGGCGGGCACAGGATGGGAAGGTCGTGCACCATATCCGGATCTCGTCGCGCCCCGACTGGATCGGCATCGAGCAGTCGCGGGACGCCGAACTCGACGGGGACGTCCTCACCGTCCGCGCCACCCGGGAGGCGGACGCGCGTCCGCAGCGGCGGGTCCTCGTGTGGCGCAGGGCCGATCGGTCGGGGGGTACCCGATGA
- a CDS encoding alpha/beta hydrolase: MTVAQPAATAGVRGITLDADGITLSGLLALPSQAPCRAMVVALHGAGMSSSYFHGPSHPDTSFLDLATSLGFAAVAVDRPGYGLSARQLPQGQGIAEQAATLSAALRFLAARFDTGSGIFLLAHSFGGKPALRIAADGMVPELLGLDISGCGGEYAVPFSARDTHGRRSWRLNWGPLRLYPPGTFRASGSVVASIPPRELADAVRWTQEFSEFAERIRVPVRFTFAEHEAWWQHDQQAVARLRSRLSSAPRVVTDHQPDAGHNISLGWTARAYHLRALGFVEECVQGRESERSPALMSSDSA; this comes from the coding sequence ATGACGGTGGCACAGCCGGCCGCCACGGCGGGAGTGCGTGGCATCACCCTCGACGCGGACGGCATCACCCTGTCCGGGTTGCTCGCCCTCCCGTCACAGGCTCCGTGCAGGGCGATGGTCGTCGCCCTGCACGGAGCCGGGATGAGCTCCTCGTATTTCCACGGACCGTCCCACCCTGACACGTCGTTCCTCGACCTCGCCACGAGCCTCGGGTTCGCGGCGGTGGCCGTGGACCGCCCGGGCTACGGCCTGTCGGCCCGGCAGCTGCCCCAGGGGCAGGGGATCGCGGAACAGGCGGCGACGCTCAGCGCGGCCCTGCGCTTCCTGGCGGCGCGGTTCGACACGGGCAGCGGCATCTTCCTCCTCGCCCACTCCTTCGGTGGCAAGCCGGCGCTGCGGATCGCCGCGGACGGCATGGTTCCGGAACTGCTCGGGCTCGACATCTCCGGGTGCGGCGGCGAGTACGCGGTGCCGTTCAGCGCCAGGGACACCCACGGGCGACGGAGCTGGCGGCTCAACTGGGGGCCGCTGCGGCTGTATCCGCCGGGGACGTTCCGGGCCAGTGGCAGCGTCGTCGCCTCGATTCCGCCGCGCGAGCTCGCGGACGCCGTCCGCTGGACGCAGGAGTTCTCCGAGTTCGCCGAGCGGATCCGCGTGCCCGTCCGGTTCACCTTCGCCGAGCACGAGGCCTGGTGGCAGCACGACCAGCAGGCGGTCGCCCGGCTGCGGTCACGGCTGAGCTCGGCGCCCCGCGTGGTGACGGACCATCAGCCCGACGCCGGCCACAACATCAGCCTCGGCTGGACGGCCCGCGCCTACCACCTCAGAGCCCTCGGCTTCGTGGAGGAGTGCGTGCAGGGGCGGGAGTCGGAACGGAGCCCCGCGCTGATGTCCTCCGACAGTGCCTGA
- a CDS encoding SOS response-associated peptidase, giving the protein MCGRYASSRRPEDLAGVFEIEKWEPEETLEPDYNVAPTKEVYAVLDRPLKDAEDKRPVRQLRKLKWGLVPSWSKNPEGAARMINARAETVHEKPSFRRAFATRRCILPADGYFEWVTGTGERELEVEGKKKRPRKQPYFVLPADGSVFAMAGLYEFWRDKTLPDDHPRAWWATCSVITTEAEATPLAVAPEDGPHALAEIHPRMPLMLTPDRWDGWLDPARTDLDDLRGLLEPPPAGLMRAYPVSTAVSNVRNNGPELLKELEGPEEGTLF; this is encoded by the coding sequence ATGTGCGGACGGTATGCGTCGAGTCGTAGGCCAGAGGATCTCGCAGGAGTCTTTGAGATCGAGAAGTGGGAGCCGGAGGAGACCCTGGAACCCGACTACAACGTGGCTCCCACCAAGGAGGTCTACGCGGTTCTCGACCGCCCTTTGAAGGACGCCGAGGACAAGAGGCCGGTTCGCCAGCTGCGGAAGCTGAAGTGGGGTCTGGTCCCCTCCTGGTCCAAGAACCCCGAGGGCGCCGCCCGGATGATCAACGCCCGTGCGGAGACCGTGCACGAGAAGCCGTCGTTCCGCCGTGCCTTCGCCACCCGGCGCTGCATCCTGCCCGCCGACGGCTACTTCGAGTGGGTCACCGGCACGGGCGAGCGGGAGCTGGAGGTCGAGGGGAAGAAGAAGCGGCCGCGCAAGCAGCCGTACTTCGTGCTGCCGGCCGACGGGTCCGTCTTCGCGATGGCCGGGCTGTACGAGTTCTGGCGGGACAAGACGCTGCCGGACGACCACCCGCGGGCCTGGTGGGCGACCTGCTCGGTGATCACGACGGAGGCCGAGGCGACCCCGCTGGCCGTGGCCCCGGAGGACGGCCCGCACGCGTTGGCCGAGATCCACCCCCGGATGCCGCTGATGCTCACGCCCGACCGCTGGGACGGCTGGCTCGATCCCGCCCGTACGGACCTCGACGACCTGCGCGGGCTGCTCGAACCGCCGCCCGCCGGGCTGATGCGCGCCTACCCCGTCTCCACGGCCGTCAGCAACGTCCGCAACAACGGTCCGGAGCTGCTGAAGGAGCTGGAGGGGCCCGAGGAGGGCACACTGTTCTGA
- a CDS encoding alpha/beta hydrolase family protein: protein MRSATSAREEIETEAGTARVTRYEAKRPKVVLAVSHGAGGGIEARDLQALAAVLPAYGVTVALVEQPWRVAGKKLAPAPKTLDVGWRGLWPALAKPGLPVIAGGRSAGARVACRTATELGAAAVLALSFPLHPPGRPEKSRAGELLGAGVPTLVVQGGNDPFGRPEEFPEGSYGLVEVPYGDHGFAVPKRAPLGQEEALTVITEGVVEWIASLG from the coding sequence GTGAGATCAGCGACCTCAGCGAGAGAAGAGATCGAGACCGAGGCCGGTACGGCCCGCGTCACCCGGTACGAGGCCAAGAGGCCGAAAGTCGTCCTCGCCGTCAGTCACGGCGCCGGTGGTGGGATCGAGGCGCGTGATCTCCAGGCCCTCGCCGCCGTCCTCCCGGCGTACGGGGTGACCGTCGCCCTGGTGGAGCAGCCGTGGCGGGTGGCCGGGAAGAAGCTGGCGCCCGCGCCGAAGACGCTGGACGTGGGCTGGCGGGGGCTGTGGCCCGCGCTGGCGAAGCCGGGACTGCCGGTGATCGCCGGCGGGCGGAGTGCCGGGGCCCGGGTGGCCTGCCGTACGGCGACGGAGCTGGGCGCGGCGGCCGTACTGGCGCTGAGCTTTCCGCTGCATCCGCCGGGCAGACCGGAGAAGTCCCGGGCCGGCGAGCTGCTCGGGGCCGGGGTGCCCACGCTCGTCGTCCAGGGCGGGAACGATCCGTTCGGGAGGCCGGAGGAGTTCCCGGAGGGCTCGTACGGGCTCGTGGAGGTGCCGTACGGCGATCACGGGTTCGCCGTGCCGAAGCGTGCGCCCCTCGGGCAGGAGGAGGCGCTGACGGTGATCAC
- a CDS encoding 4'-phosphopantetheinyl transferase family protein: MTPVAASPRVLLLAHDLRTPGTEELARTVSELLAPAEREHVLRKRLAADRTRSLIGQWLARRAAARIVGAPWTTVCTGRRLGGQPYVVGRPQVSLSIAHSGRYALAAVALGARVGVDTEQVARVTRLPDDAFLGPGERAALHAVPQDEERRAALWVLKEAAAKLTGQGLRAGLRSIGFECSGARFPLVARTPYAAAQFRAFRLPGGYVAAVGVSAGEPPREPVFVTPVRETAPETGRTDRFHE, from the coding sequence ATGACCCCCGTCGCAGCCTCGCCCCGCGTGCTGCTCCTCGCGCACGATCTGCGCACCCCGGGCACCGAGGAGCTCGCGCGCACCGTGTCCGAGCTGCTGGCGCCGGCCGAACGCGAGCACGTCCTGCGAAAGCGGTTGGCCGCGGACCGGACCCGCTCGCTGATCGGGCAGTGGCTGGCCCGCCGGGCGGCCGCACGGATCGTCGGCGCGCCGTGGACGACCGTGTGCACCGGACGGCGCCTCGGCGGGCAGCCCTATGTGGTGGGCAGGCCGCAGGTGTCGCTGAGCATCGCGCACAGTGGCCGGTACGCGCTGGCGGCCGTGGCCCTGGGGGCGCGGGTCGGAGTTGACACGGAGCAGGTGGCGCGCGTCACCCGGCTGCCCGACGACGCCTTCCTCGGCCCAGGTGAGCGGGCGGCCCTGCACGCCGTGCCGCAGGACGAGGAACGCCGGGCTGCCCTGTGGGTGCTGAAGGAGGCGGCGGCCAAACTGACCGGCCAGGGCCTGCGTGCGGGCCTGCGGAGCATCGGCTTCGAGTGCTCGGGGGCCCGCTTCCCGCTCGTCGCGCGCACCCCCTATGCAGCGGCGCAGTTCAGAGCCTTCCGGCTCCCTGGCGGGTACGTCGCCGCGGTGGGCGTGTCTGCGGGCGAACCGCCGAGGGAACCGGTGTTCGTAACCCCCGTTCGTGAGACAGCCCCGGAGACCGGAAGGACGGACCGCTTTCATGAATGA